The nucleotide sequence ataaaataaaacgaGATTCATATAACAAAGGTGAGGTAAGTACAAGGCCCATGCCCATTGTTGTCTGTTTCTCTATCCAGCCGGCAGCAAGCAAATCAATAGGCGCAATAGGCGCAAAGCCGTGGCTCCCATCCAACCGTACTCATCATTTCGATCAATAAACAATAAGATAAAATCCAGAACCAAATCAAGATGACATCAGATCATATGTCGTCCCAAATCTCCAGCACTGCTCTCACACTACTGCTGAAGTTGAAAACATTAACATATTACTGAAACACTTCCTCTTTTGTGTTTTGCTGCTGTTCGCTATCACTATGGGATCATCTTTCTGCACTTCCTCCTTTGTGTTTTCCTGAATTATGGACATTTAACATTTTAATGTTCATTTGATGTCTGTTACTTTGACTAACTACAATGTACAAAGTACAAAAGGAAACTGCTATCATACCTTTGTAACTACAAGAGTACAAGTTGTTTTTGGTACTTAAACCGAGGAGTGATTCTGACGAAAGCTAACATTTCTATGTGAACATGGGGAGAGAAAGCACAAGATAATATTTTTTAACGATAATAAAATTATTCAacatctcttttcttttttatcttttcgGTAATCCATCTCTGTTCTCTTACCTCTATCTTGCTTACATTGTTTCTGCATTTTGTGGATTAGAATATTTTTCGGCTAATCGGCTTAGTATATATGGCTGCTTGTTTTCTCATATCTTGAACTCTAATACCTCCCTTGGAATGGAGAAATTTCGGATGGTTTTTGAACTAATATAAATTATGtgaaaatcttgtaaaattcatgcgTTCAAAGGCATCTTTCGCTGTTTAAAAACTTACCAAAATGTTTTCTCGTTTTTTTCTATGAATTAGTTAACagcatatttttattctgaactATGTGGAACCTTAAAATAAATGTTGTTTTAGATGTGCTGGTGAGTTCTTGATTGGAAGCATGATCGTAATAAACTGATAATGTGCTGGGTTTATTCCCTAATGCTAGCGTGGAACAATTCTATCTAAATCAAAAATATAAACAATTCCATCGCCGTCGATTCAGCTGGTTTCATTTACCACCGAAgaatttatcattttttattacatgaaagacacatataaataaaaataaataatgttTCATAGAGCAAGGTGAAGACAGCATGAGGTCCACTAGCCTCTGCATCTCTATCAACACAGCACCAATCAAATATATAAGCAGAAAGACCTCTGGTTCCTAACTAAAAACATCCAAACCCAATATACACGAGGTGACACGACAAGTCCCAAATCTTCAGCACTTCTCTGAAAGCTGATAAAATTCAGAGAAAAAACTGAGTGCATAATGTACAGATGCTCTTTATTTCAACCTCTATTTCGGATAATAACACTAAATACTCGCagaaagaaaaaggataatTGAAAACACTACTACTAGTCTACTAGTGCttcacatttaaaaaaaaaagcatgaacaGAAAGCTACTTCTTCAGCTGCAGCATTCGACagaattttgccttttttttcaccACCTTTGCAGATCAGATCGATGATGCAGCTCATCAAAGATCAAACTCGCAAACTTCTTGGATCATCTTGGCCTGACCTTGCATGATCCACCTCAAGCCATGCACAAACCTTGGCCTGATTCTGAACTCAAATACCTTAATAATTCTCCATAGTTTTTGCCAGATTTTAGCTCCTCTGATTGATACTCACAATCTTTTACATGATGCTGCAGCCAGGATCCTGTTCTTGCTGCGGGTAGCCAGCGTAGGAGGGGTAGACggggtaggacggcgcggcggcgttgtagtacgccggcgccgccgggtaCGGCTGCATCGGCGGCGCCATcgcatgctgctgctgcagctgctgttggtggtggtggtggacaccgtcgacgacgaccttgccgccgccttccttgCCTTCTttgccgccgtggccgccgccgaacCCCATGCCGCCGTGGCCACCGCCGAACCCCATGCCCatgccgccgtggccgccgccgccgcccatcttcTTGTCGTCGCCGGAGGAGACGCTGAGCAGCTCGGCGTGGCCGAGGCTGCGCCGGAGTATCGTCGTCAGCGCAATGGGgtccacgccgtcgccgatcACGATGAGCTTGTCTCCATCCAACGAGGCGGATGTCACGCCTGCATCAGAGTTCAGATAAATTCAGCATCTCTTATCATGCATGATTAAGTGATTTAACAGAAATTATATACAGTACTATCTTGttatgatgatgaggatgatcaAGATGCAATTAGTGAGCTGCTAATTACGGTTAAGTAGTGATTTGCTGATACCTGTCATGCCAACTGCGGCCTTGAAggccttcctcttcttcctctcggtATCCATGGGCATCTTCACAACAATCTTTTGCTGCAGCAAGAACACCCACACAAATTTCAGATAAACCAAGCAATTATACCAAAGACTATTCCTACAACAGGAGCCTAATTGATTAGCAATAATCCACCAACCTTAGCCATCTTGCTTTGCACAAAAATCTCTCACAAGTCTTGCCTTTCTTGGCTTGAAACTGtagtacagtacagtacagtacTTTGGTACTTAATTTCCTTTGCAGCTCTGATGGTTTAAGCTATAAGCTGAGCCACTCCCCTGCTATGAGCAGCAAGATATTAGTACCAGCATTTATATAGGCAGgcaaagaagagagaggaaagatCAAGGAAGGAAGAGTCTAGAGAGAGAAACTAATTAACAAGCATGTCCAAAACAGAACAAACAACCAATCATCAAACAGCATAAACACTCAcaatttttaatttgttttgtgtGAGTGAACACGTCTACATGCAGAAGCCAGCACTGTTGCAAAGTGCACAACTCATGATGGaggtggctgctgctgctgctgctgaatgCTCAACATCCAGCTGAGTGAGTGGCTGGTAGGGCCTGGTCGGTGGTATTTGTGGAAGAAGTTTCCGCAAGTCTGAATttgttagtgttttttttttctggtcacAACAAACAGAGGGCAAGCCACTCACGCACACAATTTTGATCTCTTCCTCTCTTGCTCTAGGATGATGATGATACGTAGTATTCCATCAGTCTAATGTTGGCATTTTTCGCGACTAGCTCCTTCGAATGGGCTCATAGGATGGGGGCAGATCGTCACCAAATTATTCGTGTCATATGCTTCTAAAACTATCAATTTTCTTAATACTCCCCCtctcataatataagtgattttgaagTTACGTGACACATCCTAAGTCCTGTCCATATTCGTAGTACTGTAACGTGTCACATCTCTTCAAaatctattataatatattataagacAGAGAGTAATATGTTATCAACGTTTCttacttaattttttaagaTATTGTTCACTACTAAGTATTATATGTAATCTAACATTGGTTGGCTTCGACTTATAagcataaaaaataaacaagacAAAAAGGAAATTTTAGAGGAgggcttttatttttttctactcttAGCGGTTTAAAAACTATCactaaaaacaaaacaaagaagAAACACACAGTATAATTCCAAATTAAGTTTAACATTCAAATTATAAACATGGGATAGTGAACTGAAGGGAGAGCGGaggtaaagttttttttttctggggaaAGAGGGAAGAGAAAGTTGACGGCGGTATTTGGTAAAAGAAGTAAAGAATGCGTGTTAGAAGTGTCATGGCCTGAAATATTTGTTCAGAAAACTGCAGTAAAAAAATGCCAAGATCGTGGAGTTAAAGATATCAAGATTGAGGGATGAAAAGATGAAAGATCTTCTGGTTGACACTTTGTTTATATGGGCATAAAGTTGTCGAAGTTGGGGCCAGCTATTAGCTGATCATTGGATTACTAACCTTTAGTTTAGGATTGTTCATATTTATCAAAAATGATTAGTAAAGCTATTTATTGAAAGAGACTTCATATTGAAAGTTCTCTTCATTTGGTCACTAACACAATTATTTTGATAGGAATATAGCAACAATCATGTGGGCCGTGGTTTGTTGTCAGTATATAGATTTATATCTCTATCATTTTCCGTTCAAACAGTGAGCAGGGCCGTGATTGAggaacaaatttaaaatatgGTGCGTAAGAAAATGAGGCTCATTGAACTTTTCGTCATGTTAATTGTAATTATAATATACAAATATTATACATTTTACATGGTTACAACCAATCTTAATATATATGATGTATATATCCATGGAAGCTAATGTAAGCATGCCGCCAGGGGCGATTCCACTTTGTGCTGCTTAGAACACCGGGTAAAATCTGCAACTTCAATATTAATTCACAATAATCAGCGTATAAGAATGTTATATATGTGTTCGGTGTTCCTAAGTAGGTATGGGATACATGGTAATTTTTATTCTAGATTTTTTACCGTATGCCACATcgtctataatttattatactAGAACTTAAGCTGCAAACATATCGAATCATCATCCTACATCATTTCCGCTATAGTTAACATACATTCATATCTCATTACCACAATATTTaacattcattcattcattcatataTCATGCAGCAAAGCGCTGGGTGTTATCTAGTTATCTCTGATACCTCCTCCCTTATGTAAAACCCATTTACCTGATATCGTTTATTAAACA is from Oryza sativa Japonica Group chromosome 9, ASM3414082v1 and encodes:
- the LOC4346580 gene encoding heavy metal-associated isoprenylated plant protein 46 translates to MAKQKIVVKMPMDTERKKRKAFKAAVGMTGVTSASLDGDKLIVIGDGVDPIALTTILRRSLGHAELLSVSSGDDKKMGGGGGHGGMGMGFGGGHGGMGFGGGHGGKEGKEGGGKVVVDGVHHHHQQQLQQQHAMAPPMQPYPAAPAYYNAAAPSYPVYPSYAGYPQQEQDPGCSIM